In Actinomycetota bacterium, the DNA window CTGGGGGTCGAGGAGCCCGTAGAGGTGGACGAGGTCCCGGTGCACGCGCTGGCGGGGGACCGCATCCTGCTGTGCTCCGACGGGCTGCATTCCATGGTCCCCGAGGAGGACATCCGCCGCACGCTGGAGGCGGCGTCCGACGCCCAGGAGGCGGCCGACCACCTGGTGGAGCTGGCCAACCGGGCCGGGGGCCTCGACAACATCACCGTGGTCGTCCTGGAGTTCGAGCCCGGCGAGGGCGTGGACCTGGCCGACCGGGCCGCCCGGGACAGTGTCCGAGACGGCGGCGGGGACGGCGGGGACGGCGGCGCGCGGGCCACGGAGCCCGATTCGGGCGCCCCGCCATCGGCGGACGCTGAATCCGCGCCGGCCGCTCCCGACGTGCCGCCCGCGCCGGCCGGCTCCGACATCACCCAGATCGGCGCGGTCCCCATCCCACCGGGTCGGGTCCGCCGCGACGATACCGCGGTCATGCGCGCCCCGGGCGGGACCACGACGGCCACGATGTCCGCTCCGACCACGGTCCCACCCACCGGGACCTTCCAGCGGAACCGAAAGCGCCGCCGGCGGCGCCTCCTCGCATGGATCGGGGGCCTCGTGCTGCTGCTGGTGGCGGCGGGAGTCGGATTCCGCCTCTACCTCGACACGCAGTGGTTCGTCGGGGTGGACGGGGGGAAGGTGGCGGTGTTCCGGGGGATCCCCTCGGAGTTCATCGGGGCCAAGCTGTACGGCCTGGTCGAGAGGACGGACCTGTCGGCCGCCGCGGTCCAGCCGCTGCGCTCGTCGTGGCAGGACCTCCAGGGCGGCCTCGACCCCGTGAGCAGCAAGGCAAAGGCGGATCTGATCGTGACGAACATGCGGGCCAGGCTCACGGAGGTACGTCAGACGGGGGCGGAGAAGAGCACCTCCGGATGATCGAGGCGCAGGCGGCCTCGCCGCCCCGCGGGCGCTCGGGCGTGCAGCTCGCCCTCACCATCCTGGCCGCGCTCCTCGCCCTGGGCGCCTACGCCCTGGTGGTGCTGGGACGCCACGAGAAGCTCTCGGCGAGGCTGCCGGTGTACGTCGTGCTGTTCGTGGGCGGCTACGTCGTCGTGCACCTGCTGATCCGCCGGCTGGCGCCCGGTGCCGAGCCGGCATTCTTTCCCGCCGCCGGCCTGCTGGTCGGCATCGGGTTCGCCATGATCTACCGCCTGGACCACCACCTTTCGATCCAGCAGGCCCAGTGGCTGGTGGTGAGCCTGGTCGCGTTCGGGCTGACGCTGTGGCTGGTGCGCGACCACCGGCAGCTCGACGCCTTCACGTACACGATCGGGCTGGCGGGCGTGGTCCTGCTGCTGCTGCCGATCGTCCCGGGCCTCGGACAGGAGATCAACGGCTCGCGGGTGTGGATCGGCCTGGGCTCGCTGCACTTCCAGCCCGCGGAGCTCGGGAAGGTGGCCATCGCCATCTTCCTGGCCTCGTACCTGAACACCAAGCGGGAGCTGCTCCAGGTCGCGCCGGGACGGCTGGGGCCCTTCCAGCTCCCCCAGGCCAAGCATCTGGGCCCCGTGCTGCTGGCGTGGGGGGTAGCCCTGGCGGTGCTGTTCTTCGAGAAGGACCTGGGGACCTCGCTGCTGTACTTCGCCATCTTCGTGGTGATGCTGTGGGTGGCCACGGCCCGCGGCGCCTATCTGGTGGTGGGCGCGATCCTGTTCGCGATCGGCGCGCTTCTGGCCGCCTCCACGTTCAGCCATGTGAAGGACCGCGTGGAGATCTGGCAGCACGCCCTGGAGCCGCAGTTCGTCCACGATCAGGGCTACCAGCTGGCCCA includes these proteins:
- a CDS encoding Stp1/IreP family PP2C-type Ser/Thr phosphatase, encoding MRIRVGAATDVGRARERNEDSLLAAPPLYAVADGMGGHRGGNVASALALQVLSRVGDGSWDRLADQVKEANRAILERAQGDRSLSGMGTTLTAAFMEGDVIHLAHVGDSRAYLLRDGELHRLTEDHTLVHRMAMEGRITEAEEETHPQRSILIRALGVEEPVEVDEVPVHALAGDRILLCSDGLHSMVPEEDIRRTLEAASDAQEAADHLVELANRAGGLDNITVVVLEFEPGEGVDLADRAARDSVRDGGGDGGDGGARATEPDSGAPPSADAESAPAAPDVPPAPAGSDITQIGAVPIPPGRVRRDDTAVMRAPGGTTTATMSAPTTVPPTGTFQRNRKRRRRRLLAWIGGLVLLLVAAGVGFRLYLDTQWFVGVDGGKVAVFRGIPSEFIGAKLYGLVERTDLSAAAVQPLRSSWQDLQGGLDPVSSKAKADLIVTNMRARLTEVRQTGAEKSTSG
- a CDS encoding FtsW/RodA/SpoVE family cell cycle protein, which translates into the protein MIEAQAASPPRGRSGVQLALTILAALLALGAYALVVLGRHEKLSARLPVYVVLFVGGYVVVHLLIRRLAPGAEPAFFPAAGLLVGIGFAMIYRLDHHLSIQQAQWLVVSLVAFGLTLWLVRDHRQLDAFTYTIGLAGVVLLLLPIVPGLGQEINGSRVWIGLGSLHFQPAELGKVAIAIFLASYLNTKRELLQVAPGRLGPFQLPQAKHLGPVLLAWGVALAVLFFEKDLGTSLLYFAIFVVMLWVATARGAYLVVGAILFAIGALLAASTFSHVKDRVEIWQHALEPQFVHDQGYQLAQGEFAMATGGIGGSGLGRGQPQTIPYAATDFIFAAIGEELGMLGTTAVLLLFLTLVGKGLKVATEQQDGFGQLLAAGLAAILGLQGFIIVGGVTRVIPLTGITLPFVSYGGSSLLANFILLALLIRISAGPAPRRRAPAAEGA